In a genomic window of Pontibacter liquoris:
- a CDS encoding FecR family protein, with the protein MESNYYWDIAAKSLEGKATPAEEKALRHWLAQDPAHEAQYKLQQQLWHLTTPATAPAPDTDAAWQKIRSRLQQSSQVKEANVIPLYRQVLRVAASVAILIGLAWVIKLYFFPFYGMQVVASGNKQITVILPDSSRVWLNKESTLAYDPDFDGRQREVYLKGEAFFEVTRNPQHPFVIETEATKTQVLGTSFNLRAYPGAEVELAVATGRVAFTAINGAARVIVTPGYAATLNTQQNSIRKYSLTDKNAWAWKTHELQFNGEPLQEVLAVLERYYHVKLELQSPAVGNCRFTGTFRGDNLQEVLQVLEVSLQVRSTKQNDHTYILAGEGCR; encoded by the coding sequence ATGGAGAGCAACTACTACTGGGACATAGCCGCTAAAAGCTTGGAAGGCAAGGCAACGCCTGCCGAAGAGAAAGCGCTGCGCCACTGGTTAGCACAGGATCCGGCGCACGAAGCGCAGTACAAATTGCAGCAACAGCTCTGGCACCTGACAACGCCCGCTACTGCCCCGGCTCCCGACACGGATGCTGCCTGGCAGAAAATACGGTCCAGGCTGCAGCAGTCCTCGCAAGTGAAGGAGGCAAACGTCATTCCGCTGTACCGCCAGGTGCTGCGCGTGGCTGCTTCCGTTGCTATACTTATCGGGCTGGCCTGGGTTATAAAGCTATACTTCTTTCCTTTTTATGGGATGCAAGTTGTGGCGTCCGGCAACAAACAAATAACGGTTATACTTCCGGACAGCAGCCGGGTATGGCTCAACAAAGAAAGTACACTTGCCTATGACCCTGATTTTGACGGCAGGCAGCGGGAAGTATATCTAAAAGGTGAGGCATTTTTCGAGGTGACAAGAAATCCGCAGCACCCTTTCGTTATCGAAACAGAAGCGACAAAAACACAGGTACTGGGCACTTCTTTTAACTTACGAGCTTACCCCGGCGCAGAAGTCGAACTTGCCGTAGCCACCGGAAGAGTAGCTTTTACAGCCATCAACGGCGCTGCCCGGGTTATTGTAACACCCGGCTATGCCGCAACCCTGAACACGCAACAAAACAGCATCCGCAAGTATAGCCTTACAGATAAAAACGCCTGGGCCTGGAAAACGCATGAGCTGCAATTTAACGGGGAGCCTCTACAAGAGGTGCTGGCTGTATTGGAGCGCTATTACCATGTAAAACTGGAGCTCCAGAGCCCGGCCGTTGGAAATTGCCGCTTCACCGGCACATTCCGGGGCGACAACCTGCAGGAGGTGCTGCAAGTTCTGGAAGTATCGCTGCAAGTCCGGAGCACCAAGCAAAACGACCATACTTATATACTAGCCGGGGAAGGCTGCCGGTAA
- a CDS encoding DUF4249 domain-containing protein: protein MKQIKYKLLLCLFSILTSCETIVETPLPAHEPKLVVNAVINPDSLFTVDVSANQSAFDHVTYQQLPDATVQVYQAGQPLHTLHHRGNGIYKTDQKPLPLQHYELHVAAPGFAPAQASAFIPSAPVIRDLQNTAVAPTAWEGPTISVSFTLADTPGQENYYYLQAYTPDTSHTESKPYNRSVGLKLADPVESEFSLEDRYFFSDKLFEGQTVTLWVHLDNSPKQTTYLRVAHITREYYAYARTLEKQSYRDNFATPPGPVANNIQNGMGIFAGYNALTLAIKP, encoded by the coding sequence ATGAAGCAAATAAAGTATAAGCTACTGCTTTGCCTGTTTTCTATACTTACCAGTTGCGAAACAATCGTAGAGACGCCGTTGCCTGCACACGAGCCAAAGCTGGTTGTAAACGCCGTTATCAACCCAGACAGCCTGTTTACAGTCGATGTGAGCGCCAACCAGAGCGCCTTTGATCATGTAACGTACCAGCAGCTGCCGGATGCAACCGTACAGGTCTACCAGGCTGGGCAGCCTTTGCATACGTTACATCACAGGGGCAATGGTATTTACAAAACCGATCAGAAGCCCCTCCCTCTGCAGCACTATGAGCTGCATGTAGCAGCCCCGGGCTTTGCCCCTGCTCAGGCCAGCGCGTTTATCCCCTCTGCACCTGTTATCCGTGATCTCCAGAATACGGCTGTAGCACCTACAGCCTGGGAAGGCCCGACTATCAGCGTTAGTTTTACCCTGGCCGACACGCCGGGGCAGGAGAATTATTATTATCTGCAAGCCTATACTCCCGATACAAGCCATACGGAAAGTAAGCCGTATAACAGATCCGTGGGCCTTAAGCTGGCCGATCCCGTAGAGAGTGAGTTTAGCCTGGAAGACCGCTATTTTTTCAGCGATAAGCTTTTTGAAGGTCAAACCGTTACCCTGTGGGTGCACCTGGACAACTCGCCCAAGCAAACCACCTACCTGCGTGTTGCTCATATCACGCGGGAGTACTATGCCTATGCCAGAACGCTCGAAAAGCAGTCGTACCGAGATAACTTTGCCACTCCGCCCGGGCCCGTAGCCAACAACATTCAAAATGGCATGGGAATTTTTGCAGGCTACAATGCCCTTACATTGGCTATAAAACCTTAA
- a CDS encoding MGMT family protein, with the protein MAAAKENFFENVYQVVQLIPKGRVTSYGAIAAYLGAKGSARMVGWALIASHPHTKIPAHRVVNRNGLLTGKQHFDEMNAMQQRLEEEGVKVENDKVVDFGNLFWDPAKELL; encoded by the coding sequence ATGGCAGCTGCAAAAGAGAATTTTTTTGAGAACGTGTACCAGGTAGTACAGCTCATCCCCAAAGGGCGGGTAACGTCTTACGGCGCCATTGCCGCTTACCTGGGCGCCAAGGGCTCTGCCCGCATGGTTGGATGGGCCCTGATCGCCTCGCATCCGCATACAAAAATACCTGCCCACCGCGTGGTAAACCGCAATGGCCTGCTAACAGGCAAGCAGCACTTCGACGAAATGAACGCCATGCAGCAACGCCTGGAAGAAGAGGGCGTGAAAGTGGAAAACGACAAGGTGGTGGACTTCGGAAACCTGTTCTGGGACCCGGCAAAAGAGCTGCTCTAA
- a CDS encoding TonB-dependent receptor, whose translation MNKRLLCLGIGWLCLAFSVLAQTSILDRRVSVSKTSVPLQEVLSALSKKYNIAFSYGNDLVPLQTQVSINAENQPLRQVLDKLLQHTNTGYSIVGNQVILGPVKKEKKTRVTLSGHVTDTTSGENLPGAVIANGTAGTTSNIYGFYSITVPAGTMQVQVRYLGYEPLILSLQHLTSDTTLQLALQPLANEMQEVSIVAEKATDLEQANRLSMRGSEVKQLPRLLGEADAVKAMQLMPGVLAGREGSSDLIVRGGSPDQNLILQDGVPVYNVSHLLGMFSVFNPDALKSVELIKGGFPAPYGGRLSSVVDAQLKEGNNRQFAGAGAVGLISSRLLLEGPVRNEKTSFLVAARRTYLDALTTAAAAISGEDISRYNFYDLNAKINHTFSSSDRLYLSVYSGHDSFSDKQEFYNAGGDEMQKYKMHWGNITSALRWNHVFGPKLFSNTTLTYSRYRFAQQTEVQSPQLNRFVDYSSGITDWGAKADFDYLPHARHSVGFGGNYTYHTFRPEVTSLRTDTDTLTTDAFASIRAHEFYTYADDRVQLSERLQATLRLHFSGFSVKGKFYTSLQPRLALGYTAASGLSIRASYATMAQYLHLLSNTSTGTPTDIWVPATAKVKPQRSWQATLGAATVLGQHWELTSDLYYKAMQDVAEFKDGADFIGEFFRSGPETNFANFVSPPYETRVVCGKGWSYGSEWLLRKRQGNTTGWLAYTLSWAWRQMDSINFNQKYPYTYDSRHSLSLVVNQQLTEKLSIGGSWTYRTGYVTTLPSSSYKAYHEPVYNPEGWSPSVETVDYLGERNNYRMPAYHRLDLSLTHTKKKKWGERSWNIAVYNAYNRKNPYFMHLSQPSSGGEGSSRRHLYQVSLFPVLPSCSYGFKF comes from the coding sequence ATGAACAAACGATTACTATGCCTGGGCATAGGCTGGCTCTGCCTTGCTTTTTCAGTACTGGCACAAACCTCCATACTGGACCGGCGGGTGTCTGTTAGCAAGACATCTGTTCCGCTGCAGGAGGTACTCTCAGCTCTATCAAAAAAGTATAATATAGCCTTTTCCTATGGCAACGACCTGGTGCCCCTGCAGACTCAAGTAAGTATAAATGCAGAGAACCAGCCGCTACGCCAGGTGCTGGACAAACTGTTGCAACATACCAACACGGGCTATTCCATTGTTGGTAACCAAGTTATACTTGGGCCTGTTAAAAAAGAAAAGAAAACCCGCGTTACGCTTAGCGGGCATGTAACCGATACAACTTCCGGCGAAAACCTGCCAGGGGCTGTTATCGCAAATGGCACTGCCGGTACCACCTCCAACATCTATGGCTTTTATAGTATAACCGTGCCTGCGGGTACGATGCAGGTGCAGGTGCGTTATCTGGGGTATGAGCCGCTTATTCTTTCGCTTCAGCATTTAACCTCAGATACAACACTCCAACTGGCGCTTCAGCCTCTCGCTAACGAAATGCAGGAAGTGAGTATAGTAGCAGAAAAAGCAACAGACCTGGAGCAGGCCAACCGGCTTAGCATGCGCGGCTCCGAGGTAAAGCAGCTGCCGCGCCTGCTGGGCGAAGCTGATGCCGTAAAAGCAATGCAGCTGATGCCCGGCGTGCTGGCAGGCCGTGAAGGATCTTCCGACCTGATCGTTCGGGGCGGCAGCCCCGACCAGAACCTAATTCTGCAGGACGGTGTGCCGGTATACAATGTATCGCACCTGCTTGGTATGTTTTCGGTGTTTAACCCGGATGCCCTCAAGTCGGTGGAGCTGATAAAAGGAGGATTTCCGGCGCCATATGGCGGCAGGCTCTCGTCGGTGGTGGATGCGCAGCTGAAGGAGGGCAATAACCGGCAATTTGCCGGAGCTGGGGCTGTAGGGTTGATTTCTTCCAGGCTGCTGCTGGAGGGGCCTGTCAGAAATGAGAAAACGTCATTCCTGGTGGCGGCACGACGCACTTACCTCGATGCGCTTACGACAGCCGCAGCAGCCATTAGCGGGGAAGACATCAGCCGTTATAACTTCTACGACCTCAATGCCAAAATCAATCATACTTTCTCCTCCTCCGACAGGCTGTACCTGAGCGTGTACAGCGGCCATGACAGCTTCTCGGATAAGCAGGAATTCTATAATGCTGGCGGTGATGAGATGCAAAAGTATAAAATGCACTGGGGCAATATCACTTCCGCCCTCCGCTGGAACCACGTCTTCGGGCCGAAACTTTTCAGCAACACTACCCTCACCTACAGCCGCTACCGCTTTGCGCAACAGACAGAAGTGCAAAGCCCGCAGCTGAACCGCTTCGTAGACTATAGTTCCGGCATAACGGATTGGGGCGCCAAAGCTGATTTTGATTACCTACCCCATGCCCGCCACAGCGTGGGGTTTGGCGGCAACTATACCTATCATACCTTCCGACCGGAGGTTACTTCGCTCCGAACAGATACAGATACCCTCACCACCGACGCTTTCGCCTCCATCCGAGCGCACGAATTTTATACTTATGCCGATGACCGTGTACAGCTGAGCGAGCGCCTGCAGGCAACGCTGAGGCTGCACTTTTCGGGTTTCTCTGTTAAAGGAAAATTTTATACTTCGCTGCAGCCGCGCCTAGCGCTGGGCTATACTGCTGCATCAGGCCTAAGTATACGTGCCTCTTATGCTACCATGGCCCAGTACCTGCACCTGCTAAGTAATACTTCCACCGGTACGCCCACCGACATCTGGGTACCAGCCACTGCTAAAGTAAAGCCGCAACGCTCCTGGCAGGCCACGCTGGGCGCTGCTACCGTGTTGGGGCAGCACTGGGAGCTAACATCAGATTTATACTATAAAGCGATGCAGGACGTGGCTGAGTTTAAGGATGGCGCCGATTTTATTGGTGAGTTCTTCCGCAGTGGCCCTGAGACGAACTTCGCCAATTTTGTGTCGCCGCCCTACGAAACACGTGTCGTGTGTGGCAAAGGCTGGAGCTACGGTTCGGAGTGGCTGCTGCGCAAACGGCAGGGAAACACCACCGGCTGGCTGGCTTATACCTTATCCTGGGCCTGGCGGCAAATGGATAGTATCAATTTTAACCAGAAGTACCCTTATACTTACGACAGCCGCCACAGCCTCTCGCTTGTGGTCAATCAGCAGCTCACAGAGAAGCTTAGTATAGGCGGCAGCTGGACGTATCGTACCGGCTATGTAACAACCTTGCCTTCTTCCAGTTACAAAGCCTATCATGAACCTGTCTATAATCCCGAGGGCTGGAGCCCTTCCGTAGAAACGGTCGATTACCTGGGCGAACGCAACAATTACCGCATGCCCGCCTACCACCGGCTGGACCTGAGCCTGACACACACCAAAAAGAAGAAATGGGGCGAGCGCAGCTGGAATATAGCCGTGTATAATGCTTATAACCGCAAAAATCCATACTTCATGCATCTTAGCCAACCAAGCTCGGGCGGAGAAGGAAGCTCCCGGCGCCACTTGTACCAGGTCTCGCTATTTCCGGTGCTTCCTTCATGCAGCTATGGTTTCAAATTTTAA
- a CDS encoding efflux RND transporter periplasmic adaptor subunit gives MKIKYIVYAILILGFGALVAYRIKANKGEGGGPGGGPGGPGGPGKGGAMRVNGVVVKPESFSNALAVSGSIEANEQVALRGQVSGLVRTISFEEGSPVSKGQVLLKIDDSELRAQLAQAQTRQSLAAENERRAGLLLKKEAISQEEYDVASAELKSARAQSQLIEAQLAKTTIRAPFTGRIGLRSISQGSYLSPETVIANLVSTDPVKISFSVPEKYASQVKEKTTLSFTVAGSDKKYTATVYAIEPGIEASSRTLQLRARAANPDGELRPGSFANIELPLAVIPDALLIPSEAIIPVQNGKKVFIAKDGKAKETMVEASTRTQKDVLITAGLQPGDTVLTTGIMTLKEGSPVKVAVGKN, from the coding sequence ATGAAGATCAAATACATCGTTTACGCCATACTTATACTTGGATTTGGCGCCCTGGTAGCCTATCGCATTAAAGCTAACAAAGGCGAAGGCGGCGGACCAGGAGGCGGCCCGGGCGGTCCCGGAGGTCCGGGCAAGGGCGGCGCCATGCGCGTAAACGGCGTGGTAGTAAAACCGGAGTCTTTCTCAAACGCACTTGCCGTTTCAGGCTCTATCGAAGCCAATGAGCAGGTGGCCCTTCGCGGCCAGGTGTCGGGGCTGGTACGCACCATTTCTTTTGAAGAAGGAAGCCCGGTTAGCAAAGGCCAGGTGCTGCTAAAGATTGATGATTCGGAGCTGCGTGCCCAACTGGCCCAGGCCCAGACCCGCCAGAGCCTGGCTGCCGAGAATGAACGGCGCGCCGGCCTGCTCCTCAAAAAGGAAGCTATCAGCCAGGAAGAGTATGATGTGGCCAGCGCCGAACTCAAATCTGCCCGCGCCCAGTCGCAGCTCATCGAGGCGCAACTGGCTAAAACCACCATCCGGGCTCCTTTCACAGGCCGCATCGGATTGCGCTCCATTTCGCAGGGCTCCTACCTTTCGCCCGAAACCGTGATCGCTAACCTGGTAAGCACCGACCCAGTGAAGATCTCGTTTTCCGTGCCGGAGAAGTATGCCTCGCAGGTAAAAGAAAAAACAACGCTGAGCTTTACAGTAGCCGGCTCCGACAAAAAGTATACGGCCACAGTGTATGCCATAGAGCCCGGCATAGAAGCCAGCAGCCGTACGCTGCAGCTGCGGGCACGCGCCGCTAACCCTGATGGTGAGCTTCGGCCCGGCTCCTTTGCCAACATCGAACTGCCTTTAGCGGTGATACCTGATGCCCTCCTGATTCCTTCGGAAGCTATTATCCCGGTGCAGAACGGCAAAAAGGTCTTTATAGCCAAAGACGGCAAAGCCAAGGAAACCATGGTAGAGGCCTCTACCCGCACCCAGAAAGATGTCCTGATTACGGCCGGCCTACAGCCTGGCGACACGGTACTAACCACCGGAATTATGACCCTGAAAGAAGGAAGCCCTGTTAAAGTAGCTGTTGGAAAGAATTAG
- a CDS encoding VOC family protein, producing the protein MSNQPAYIIPKDTRIGHVHLKVADLQRSLDFYCGILGFELTTNYGEEAAFISAGGYHHHIGLNVWYSKNAPPAPRNGVGLFHTAILYPTRKDLAAILQRLLEANYPLTGASDHGVSEALYLNDPDKNGVELYWDRPKEQWPQKPDGSLEMYTKPLDLANLLQELV; encoded by the coding sequence ATGAGCAACCAACCGGCGTATATTATTCCAAAAGACACCCGCATCGGGCATGTGCACCTCAAGGTGGCCGACCTCCAGCGCTCACTTGATTTTTACTGCGGCATCCTGGGCTTTGAGCTGACCACCAACTATGGCGAGGAGGCAGCTTTTATATCGGCGGGCGGCTACCACCATCATATAGGGCTGAACGTGTGGTATAGCAAAAATGCCCCGCCAGCTCCCCGAAACGGGGTTGGTTTGTTTCATACGGCCATTCTCTACCCTACCCGCAAAGACCTGGCAGCCATTTTGCAGCGCTTACTCGAGGCCAACTACCCCTTGACCGGTGCCTCGGACCATGGCGTTTCGGAAGCCCTGTACCTCAATGATCCGGATAAAAACGGCGTGGAGCTCTACTGGGATCGCCCCAAAGAACAATGGCCACAAAAGCCGGACGGCTCGCTGGAAATGTATACCAAACCCCTCGACTTAGCGAACCTGCTGCAGGAACTGGTCTGA